The region TCAAACAACCAGAATCACCACCATCGTTACTCAGACACTTAACTGCTTGTAGCAACGTAACACTCATTAACTTCAAAATGGACACAAGAAGGAAAATATCTTCAGCACTAGTATTTTCCTTTATACACACCACAGCATCCTGAGAGAAACCTCTGCGGATTATCGAGTCTAAGATTGAGGCAGCCATGTCCCTACATGAATCAGCAAATATGCACAGCCTCCCTTTCACAAATGCAATGTACTCAGCCAAAAATTCGTCCTTTGCTCTCGAAGACACTATGCAATGATAAGATTCCCATGAATTATTTGACTCAGACAAAACTTGGTTCAATCTTTTCATTGTTCCTTCCTGAACATAAGATTCAAAACTTGGATAACTTCTCTCAAGCAGGTATGAATCATAGGCACAATTGGGTTTGACATAAAAACCATCTATTTGCAAGCTAGACACATGCATAGAGTACAAAGTGACAGATTTCTGAAAAGCTATTAGGTGACACCCAATATCCGAACCCAAAATCTCTGATGATAACCCTGAACCAATGGCATCAGAAACCAACGAAATTGCGTGTGCCCGGAACATCTTAGGTGCAGAATGCACAGCAGGGTCAAGCAACAACGCCACTGCAGGCGCGAGTCTAAGTTCAGGAAATCTAAAACACTCATTGTCACAGTGTAAAAACAATCCGCTAATGAAATTCTCAAATCCTTTCTCATGAGAGAGGACAAAATGGGAACACATTACCTCCAGGACACAGACAATGTCATCATGGCAATTGAAACGCCGCATGAAAAGCTTCTCCGAGGCGGAAGAAGTGGAATCAGCAACCATGAGAAACCTTCTCAGGGATTGGTGCCTAAGAAGCTCATCTGCGAAAACCTCCAAGACGGAGCAGAGGAATGGACGGCAAGACTCAGGGAGGTGGATGTGGGCATCGGTGAAGGGGTTTAGAAGccggagggtggtggtggtggcgacgacggAGAGGACGGGCTTCAAGACGCGGAGGAGGAGGAAGCGGGAGTTGCGAAGGAGGAGATTCTGGTCGGAGTGGGGGAGGGTCAGGACGACCAGAGAGCAGCGAAGAGTGAGAGTAAGAGCTTGAGCAATCGGCCGAAGCCGTGAATGCGGATGCGGATCATGGTGGAGGGCGTAGAAGAATTGGCGGAGGTCGGCGTCGAGTTGGCGGAAGAGGGTTTTGCAGAGGTGGCGAGGGTTGGGGTCTTGAGGAGGAGTAGGAGTGAAGTTGGAGAGTGAGTGGTATAACTGTTTGGTAGCTGCCATTAGGGTTCCGTCACCATTCTCCGGTGGCCACGGAGAGACGGAGGGAGATGGCTTTCAAATCAAATGTCCCAATTTAGCGCAGACCAATAGAATTTAAGATAAGTGAATGAGAAAttcaataaatttaatttttttagaaaaaattatGTAAGTCCATTAAGATGGAGTATAGTCGTCTCAAAAAAAAAGTGGAGTGTAGTGGAAGAGAGATAGGCAAGAGAAAGATAGGGGAGAGATAGGGTAAGCACCCTTGTTTGATGGAAGGGAAGAGGGAGATAGAGGGTGGAAAAATGGTGGAAAAATGGTGGGACCCATCACTTTTTTGGGTCTCTCCAAATTAGAGAGACATTGGGTTGGtgcttgtttttttatttttatccagATTTTCGTACTTTTCTAGGTGTCTGCAACCGCTAGAAACTTCTCCAAAACCGCCAGTAATTGTTCATTTTCACCTgtcatttttttatctttttattagtttactGGCGGTCTGACACCCCCATAAATGTGTCAAAAACCGCCATAAATGCAccagaaataaaataaaagtatttttaaataaagaaggtatatctctctcttctctatctctcttctctttttatcataccaaacaacctctaaatctattctatttctcacctatttctctgtactcaacttctctcttctctactttctcttccctatctctctcttctctaccaaacaaagtgtaagaGTTTTCCTAGCACTTGGTCGAGACATCCCCCCTCCAACGGATGTTGTGAACGTAAACTTTGATGCACCTTTCACATCACCTCGTGAGGTTGGGTGGGGTATTGTGGCTCGTGATGGCAATGATCTGGTGCTTGCTTTTGCAACCTCTTCGCTGATAGCGACACTCTCTTCGGTGGGCTCTTTCTCTAGCTTCTGATCTTGGCTTTCGTTCGGTGTGCTTTGGGATTGATTGTTTGCAGTTATTTGAGAATTTGAGGCGGCCCTCTAGGATGCTCTCTTATCTTAATTCTATTATTTGTGATTGTTGCACTTTAGCTTCATGTTTTGATTaagttgttttttcttttgttaaacACTCTAGTAATTATGTTACTGATGGTTTGGCAAAGCTTCCTTTTTCTTGTGGTTTTATTATTTGGATGGATGAAGCCCCATATGAGGTTTTTTAATTTTCACCATCATGGTGTAATGGTCTATGTGCCTCTCATTCCTTCTTAAAATAATTGCAGCTAGTTTCAAAAGGAATCATCTTAGGAATGATTTAGACAACTCCTAAGAGGATTCTAGTATATGTTCAAAGATGACCTCAAAATGATAAAATCAAAGTTTTTCTAATTAAACCAAGACAATAACTTCAGGGTTATTCAAAGTTACGCCTAGTTCGAAGCACTCATGATCAAAGGCACATACCCATGACCAAAAGTACCAATCTGCGTTTAGAAGCACCAGCCCACGTTCTGAAGCAATTGATGGACTCAAAGAGTTGGGTTTCAGAAATGGTCGAAAGGTTCAAGGTTCAAATATTGGGTTCAAGCTTCAATGTTAGACCAAATGGATGGCAGAGATTAGGAagttacactttttttttttaatttcatatgTAGGATTTGCTTAGCAGTTATTTCTTAAACACTATAAATAGTATTTGTAATTTGGAAATAGGATTGGACATCTAGTTATTGAGCACTCTTAAAGACTTGCGTCTATTGTCACCACAAATGGCAATTAAGAGTTACAAGTAAAAAGCTGTCCCTCCATGTATATCGTTTCTTTTCAATTAATGCTAGTTGCTTCTTCGTTATTATCCTTTACAAGTTTTTcatctttttgtttcttttccacTTTTGTTATTATCAACGATTCAAGTGTTGAATTTGCAAGTTTTCATTAGATAACTTGTTTTCCTCTTGAATTGTCATGCTTTGACCAATGCTCACCAAAGCATTGTTCTTTCAAGTTATCACCAAATAGCTTGAGTTGTTTTTAACTTGAATACTCGAAGATAAATATACTTTCTGAAATTTTTTGATCTAGTGCGAACACTAGAAAACCAAAAAAGGTGTTATTCAAGGCTAAAGAATGCAGTCTTATTACTTGTAACCACTAAGCTTAATAGGTTCACGGGCTAATGTGCAAACATTTCCCAAGCCCATAACCAAACCAGCAAGAATTACTTGTCCTATGGATCGTTTACTAGAGGGGAACATCACATGCAAGATATAGATAAACATAACGACACATTAATGGAAAACCCTCGAACTCCAAGGGTATAATGGACCGTCCATAAATGTCCTTTATTCAATAAGAATGATAACCACCATTATGGTTATAGATACACCAAGAGACCAAGAGACGGAAAGGGCTTATAAGAAGAGCCACTAAACTAAGGAAAACCAACTCACATTAACACTAATCGCCCTAAGCTTAGACTTTACCTACGAGCTTGGGACCCCCAGTTCACAGAAAGAACAAAAGGAAACCACTGTTGTCAACAAAGATGGGTTCTGCTACGACAAATTGACATAGCGAAACATGATACCacatggttttttttataggaaaatgttagtaaattagtccctcctcaGGGTTCTAATCCTGAACCCTTCACCATTCATTCCCGCCAACCCTTATGTTCCCTAGCTCTCatcacttgagctaaccttcgAGGACAGGATACCACATGGTGTTGGAGGCCAAGGTATGTGCGATGGCTTCAGAGGATTGATAGTTGAAGGAATGCAACATGTTAAAGCTGGTTGAAATAAGGTAATCCAAAATTGATCTAGTAAAGAGTGGTGTATATTAAAGAACATTGAATTATATTAGTGctgaatatttttttggtaagtAGGAAAATTAAACGACAAAACTTCAAGACACTGACATCCTCTTGAATGAGAGGAACAATCTCAACAGGAGGAGTAACCAAATTTATGACAGTACATTGTAAACCCAACCCAATCCTGCCAGACAATCCGTCGGTTTGTTTCCATCACGGGGTACATGACAAATTTTCACCTCCCAATTTCGCGAGAGAAGAAGATGGATGTCCATCAACACACTACTGTACTGATgaaaatcattttcccctttccCAACAGCACGAACTAACTCCAAACAATCAACCCCACAAACGACTTTCTGCCAATTCTTGCGCCAAAGAAACCTCAATCCCATCACCAAGGCTTGCACCTAGAGCTTGGTAAGCGGGTCAAAGTCCGCGGGCCGGCCCGTGAGACCGCAGACTAGTGTGGGCTATAGCCCGGAAAATAGAGGACCGCTAAAATGCGGCCTACGCGGAGCGGGCCAGCGCGGGCGGGCCAATGCTGGGCGAGCCTACGAGGGCAAAAAATGGGTAAGAGAGGTAAAAGTACACGGGCCGGCCCGCGAAACCGCGGGCTATAGCCCGGAAAATAGAGGACCGCTAAAATGCGGGCCTACGCGAGGCGAACCAACGCAGGGCGGGCCACCCGCGTACCCAGCTCTACTTGCACCTCTGCGTAGAAAGGATCTCCACCAGCCATTCCCGCATAAAACCCTCCTAACCAGGTCCCTTTATCATCACGAACCAAACCCCCCATTCCCATACAGTGAAGATTGTGGCTATAAGCACCATCCACCATGAGGGAAACATACCCAACCGGTGGCAACTTCCAGCGAGCAATATCCCGCGGCTCTTGAGCTGTTAACGCTTCCCTCCCTAGCCAACGTTTGTGATCATCCATATCCCACCGAATCGAGTCGCAAACATATTGGATAGTCCAGCGATTTTCACCCAACACCATCTCATTCCTCCATCGTTATTGCTGCCACCGAATCGCAATGAACAATGAGAGCCTCTGACCTGCTCGAGAAACCACGCGTGCACCATAGGAGCAAAGAAACCCGACCACGCTTGAGCATTAAAACAAAGCCAGACCTCCCTACTAGTGCTAAATATGAgtatttgttttaagtaaagttttaaaaatgaaaataaataataattaaattaaaagaaaaataaaaatgcgTAAGTCCGTCTAAAAGATTAACTCACtcaagattttttttattttttattttttttttaaattcactCAAGATTATTGAACACGTGTAACTGAGTAGTTGATTTTCAGATAAGAAAGTAAgtttaaatatagaaaaatgtgaaaataattGCTACTAATTAAGAATCCAAGGAACTTTGATCTAGggagaataatgaaaatttgaaaaatacttATTTAAAAAGTATGGTGATTGagttttaagaaaaataaactttaatgtcaaaaatttaaaatgattatTAACTTGATTCCTTAGAAAAAGAATACAAAAATGGAAGTAGTATCACGTATTTAACAACACGGGGACAAATTCTTATTTAAGAGGAAAATTTTTactttattatataaaaatggAGGTAGCTAGTTCTAAGATTAAGAGCACGTTTGATACACCGTATTatgcatgatagtataagtttatacatCAATCTTCTCTTACACAtaaaaatgatggattattttaTCCACCCTATAGATAATGGATAAAGaatgataagagtgtgatgtataaactacttgaatat is a window of Lotus japonicus ecotype B-129 chromosome 5, LjGifu_v1.2 DNA encoding:
- the LOC130720097 gene encoding uncharacterized protein LOC130720097, with protein sequence MAATKQLYHSLSNFTPTPPQDPNPRHLCKTLFRQLDADLRQFFYALHHDPHPHSRLRPIAQALTLTLRCSLVVLTLPHSDQNLLLRNSRFLLLRVLKPVLSVVATTTTLRLLNPFTDAHIHLPESCRPFLCSVLEVFADELLRHQSLRRFLMVADSTSSASEKLFMRRFNCHDDIVCVLEVMCSHFVLSHEKGFENFISGLFLHCDNECFRFPELRLAPAVALLLDPAVHSAPKMFRAHAISLVSDAIGSGLSSEILGSDIGCHLIAFQKSVTLYSMHVSSLQIDGFYVKPNCAYDSYLLERSYPSFESYVQEGTMKRLNQVLSESNNSWESYHCIVSSRAKDEFLAEYIAFVKGRLCIFADSCRDMAASILDSIIRRGFSQDAVVCIKENTSAEDIFLLVSILKLMSVTLLQAVKCLSNDGGDSGCLKTMGSSSLRDQYDFLISVLNDFQQCKFCLPFQTFLCDVMKSQQTDCKVSKSMLVHFSGLLSLSFSYGLDLLAKGCISVIMALMCLFVFEEGDLVALGSLRVLPLQSCSSEISSDKNGEDTVDKKSAYKIAAEFHRIQTCNLRTEFNLVEDRTEKTSSGEMFLNCILEDPKKLSDYDELADFLECEPGKNYASWLKGRAKIRKWRYKKMLNLRKGKKEKIWRSLKRRKI